The Penicillium digitatum chromosome 6, complete sequence genome has a window encoding:
- a CDS encoding Alpha/beta hydrolase fold-1, with translation MSLLFSTPPSAATASLTPFKAVIPKAQLVELETLIKVAKLAPSTYENSQRDRRYGVTTDWLVTMRDQWLRSYHWKSSENRINSFPQYTTVIESLTIHFVGLFSEKKNAIPVLLLHGWPGSFLEFLPMLQKFREEYTPETLPYHLIVPSLPGFTFSSGPPLDRNFGTGDVARVLDQLMIELGFRSGYVVQGGDIGSRIAIHLGVDHESCKAVHVNVVFMRKPDGMTDDHLNTSEIKGIERMTNFMALGSGYAAEHGTRPSTIGHVLSSNPMALLAWIGEKYLEWVDDPLAPEDILESVTLYWLTETFPRAIYAYRQNYPAPPIPVPNDPRWYIHKPFGYSSFPKELAPLPRSWIETTGDLVFWEQHPKGGHFAALEQPDELKADLVKFIDQVWPGVTGAE, from the exons ATGTCGCTGCTCTTCAGTACCCCGCCCTCTGCGGCGACAGCCTCCCTGACACCCTTCAAGGCCGTCATCCCCAAAGCCCAACTGGTCGAGCTGGAGACGTTGATTAAGGTTGCCAAATTGGCACCGTCCACCTACGAAAATTCCCAAAGAGACCGTCGCTATGGTGTCACTACAGACTGGCTAGTGACCATGCGGGACCAGTGGCTGAGGTCTTATCACTG GAAATCCTCGGAAAATCGGATCAATAGTTTCCCTCAGTACACGACGGTGATCGAAAGTCTTACAATTCATTTTGTAGGGTTATTTTCAGAAAAGAAGAATGCTATTCCTGTCTTGTTGTTGCATGGATGGCCTG GCAGCTTCCTCGAGTTCTTGCCTATGCTGCAAAAGTTCCGAGAGGAGTACACACCGGAAACCTTGCCTTACCATTTGATTGTACCTTCATTGCCAGGTTTTACGTTCTCTTCTGGGCCTCCCTTGGATAGAAATTTTGGAACAGGCGACGTTGCCCGTGTGTTAGATCAACTAATGATAGAGCTCGGCTTTAGGAGCGGGTACGTTGTCCAGGGAGGTGATATTGGCAGTCGAATTGCAATACACTTGGGCGTGGATCATGAGAGCTGCAAAG CTGTGCACG TCAATGTGGTTTTCATGAGAAAGCCGGACGGCATGACAGACGACCACCTGAATACCTCTGAGATAAAAGGCATCGAGAGGATGACGAACTTTATGGCTCTGGGCTCAGGCTATGCGGCTGAGCATGGCACTCGACCCAGCACCATCGGGCATGTTTTGTCATCGAACCCCATGGCTCTACTAGCATG GATTGGAGAGAAATACCTGGAATGGGTCGATGATCCGCTTGCCCCAGAAGACATTTTGGAATCTGTCACCCTTTACTGGCTTACGGAAACGTTCCCTCGAGCAATCTATGCTTACAGGCAG AACTATCCTGCGCCACCGATTCCGGTTCCTAACGACCCCCGTTGGTATATCCACAAGCCATTTGGATATTCTTCTTTCCCTAAGGAGCTTGCTCCGCTGCCGCGCTCGTGGATTGAAACCACTGGAGACTTGGTATTCTGGGAGCAGCACCCGAAG GGTGGTCATTTTGCGGCACTCGAGCAACCTGATGAGTTGAAAGCAGACTTGGTCAAGTTCATAGACCAGGTGTGGCCAGGTGTTACTGGTGCCGAATAA